A window of Streptomyces profundus genomic DNA:
GCGCACCAGGGCCTTCGGCATGTCCCGCCACCGGCCCTCGGCGGCGTGGGGTCACCAGCACCAGAAGAGCACGCAGGTGTCGTCGTCCTCATCGCCGCCGCCGCCGTCATCGTCGTCCGGTGGCGTGGTGGGCTCGGGCTCCTGGGGCGGCGGGGGCTGGTCCCCCGGGTCTCCCGGGTCCCCCGGGGTCGGCTCCTCGGGCGGCTCGGGGGCCGTCGGCTCCTCGGCGGTGGGCCGGGGCTGGACGGTGCCGCCCTCTTCGACCGGCGTCGGCTCCTCGGCCGGGGGCGACGCCCCGGCGTCGGCCGACTCCTCGGGCGAGGGGTCGGACTCGGCCGCCTCGGTCGAGGGCTCGACGGTCGGCTCCCCGGGCGACCGCTCCGGGTCGGCGGACGACGACTCGTCCGTCGACCCCTCAAGCGGCGACGAGCTGACGACGGCCTCGACGTCCCGCTCCTGACCCGAGCCGCCGGTGGGCAGCACCACCTCGCCGACCTCGGCGACCGCTATCCCCAGCACCGCCAGGCCCAGCACGGCGGCCAGCAGGTAGCGGCGCCTGGTGTTGCGGCTGGCGGCGTGGCCGGCGCGCCGCCGCCCGGCCCGTCCCCCGCGCGCGGCCGGGGACGTCCTGTCGGCGTCGTCCCCGGGAGGGGCGGCGTGCGCGGCCTGGTGGGGGCGCGTCGGCGCGGCCTCGCGCTGGGACGCGGTAGGACGCGCCCGCGTCGGCGCGGGTGCGGGCTCGGCGTGCGGGGAGGGCGCGGCGTGCTGGGACCGCTCGGCCGTGGAGCCGGCCTCGGCCGTGGGTCTGGTCCCGGTCGTGGGGTCGGGAGCGTCGGCGGCGTCGCCCGAGTCGGGAGCGGACATGGACCAGGCGGCCAACTCTCCGCAGCCGGGGCAGATCAGAGCGCCGTTGATATGACGGCGACACGCTTCGCAGTAGTCCATGGCTCCCCGTTTCGTTGCGATGGACCAGTGGGGGTGGCGAACACCATAGCGTCGCCCAAACCGGCGTCCGGAGGGGGCTGCGGGGCGCCGGACGCGGTCAACCACGGGGCCAGGCCGCGGCGTTGTCCGGTCAGGGCGCCTTGCTCGGACGGGTCCTCGCAGGTCGCCCCAGGTGGTCGCGGGTGCGGCGGCGCGGAGCCCGGACGTCTGGCGCACGTTGTCAGACCGCCGCACTACGCTTGGGCGCCATGTGTGGACGGTATGCGGCGAGCAGGCGGCCCGAGGATCTGGCCGGCCTCTTCGACGTCGAGCTGCTCGACCCGGCGGAGCCCCTGTCGGCG
This region includes:
- a CDS encoding SCO2400 family protein, giving the protein MDYCEACRRHINGALICPGCGELAAWSMSAPDSGDAADAPDPTTGTRPTAEAGSTAERSQHAAPSPHAEPAPAPTRARPTASQREAAPTRPHQAAHAAPPGDDADRTSPAARGGRAGRRRAGHAASRNTRRRYLLAAVLGLAVLGIAVAEVGEVVLPTGGSGQERDVEAVVSSSPLEGSTDESSSADPERSPGEPTVEPSTEAAESDPSPEESADAGASPPAEEPTPVEEGGTVQPRPTAEEPTAPEPPEEPTPGDPGDPGDQPPPPQEPEPTTPPDDDDGGGGDEDDDTCVLFWCW